The window CGCGAATTAGCGATCGCACCAATATTATTACATTTAATTTGTTTATTTTTTCACACAAAATCTGAATTTACATTTAACGTAGCTAAGTTATATGAACAAGCTTTAAATATTTTGCTGGGTAGATGGGATGATGTGAGAGGTATTTACAGACAGTCAATTACAGAGAACTTCAAGTTATTTAATCCTAAAAAGCTCCTGGCACAAATAGCGGCTATTACTTTTGAGCAAGAAGATTATTTTTTTGAGCAAGAACACATACAATCGTTAATATCTCAGTATTTAAGTCAATTTAATTACTATGCTACTGACTTAGAATTAGTAAATCAGCAGTTGCACGATAGTGAAAAATGGTTGAAAATAATCGAGGTTGAATATGGTTTATTGGTGCAGCGATCGCACGGTATTTACTCTTTCTCTCATCTGGCTTTACAAGAATATTTAACGGCGAAAAATTTTGTCATCAATTACCATGAACAGTCTGTAAATCAGCTAATTACTCATATCACCGAAAAACGCTGGCAAAATATTTTCTTATTGACTGTGAGTATGTTGCCCAATGCAGAAATAATGCTGCAATTAATGAAACAAAAAATAGATAATTTAGTAGCTAATGACCAGAAAATTCAAGATTTTTTCTTATGGCTCAATCAAAAATCAAATTCTGTAGCTACTCAATATAAAGCAGGTGCAATTCGGGCTTTTTATTTAGTTTGTGTCGGTCGTGTTTTAGAAGTGTGTTCGCAAGCAAGTAATTGTCCTCAACAGCAAGTATTTGGTAATTCATCTAGTTATGGTCTGGAACGTGCTATTTTAGGTAATTTAGCATTCAATCCAGAATTGGCGATTGATGAGTTTTTGACTAGTACTTTTGCTTGTGCGGCTGAACTGGAATTTGCCTGTCATTATATTTTGAATGATGCTATTGTCTTTGACTATGCCCATGCGTTAAATATTGCCTTTGATAAAGCCCTAAATTTAGTTATTGAGTCTCAATTTAAGCAATTTCTCCACAACCTCAAGAAACAATTGCCAAATGCTCAAAATCATCCACATAAATTTCGTAAGTGGTGGATAGAACACGGTAAATTCTGGAGTGGAAAATTTAGGGAACTCCTAATTCAATATCGCAATATTTGTCATGATTGGCAGTTTAGTAAACAGCAAATTGAATTAATTCAGCAATATTATAGTGCGAATAAATTACTGATAAATTGCCTGAATGTGTCCCGGAAGATAACGCCTGCAATTAGAGAAGAAATTGAAGGAACTTTGTTGTTAGTAATCTCAGAAATCAAAAGCTGAATTATAGAGTTTTTAATTTTCCAAAACTACCGAATATACCGGAAGAAAGACTTTTATAGTATTCATACCTGAGAAAGAGCAATCTAATAGCTTCATCTCGTTAAATTGCTCTTAGCAAAGTCAGTTAAGGATATTTTATGAATAACTTAATAGGTGGTATTATTCCTCAACAGCCACCAGTTGAGCCGGTATCTGATGCTCATGTTCTTAAGTCGCGTTTGGAATGGGGCGAACCAGCTTTGACAATTTTAGATGTGCGCGATCGCCAGACCTACAACGAAGGTCACATCATGGGAGCCATGCCTATGCCCATTGATGAACTAGCAGAGCGAGCTGTACCATCTTTAGACAAAAGCCGTGATATCTATATTTACGGTGGTAATGATCAAGAATCTGCCCAAGCTGCACAAGTTCTGCGTTCTGCTGGTTTTGTGCATGTTTCTCAACTGAAGGGTGGTTTAGCTGCCTGGAAGGCGATCGGCGGCTCAACAGAAGGTATTGCGGAATCTAGAACTCCCGCAGGTGCAGATGACTATAATGTTGTCTCTCGGCTGAAAAACCACGCCGAAAATCAGCAAAAAGAAGTCTAGATTTTGGTCAAATAGCACCAAGCCCTAACGAATAGAATTCGTGGCTATACAAACAAAGTCCGCCTACGCGGACTAACGCTAAATCTGGGGTTTGAAACCCGCGTAGCCCGCATTTCTCACAAGCTTCAGGCGTTTGATGGGGCAGAGGGGCAGAGGTGCGGAGGGGCAGGGGAGAGAGTACCTCATTCTCCCCTGCTCCCCTGCACAGGCTTTGAAAGGTGTAGTGAGAAACCTGCGTAGGTGGGTTTTGTTCGTGTAGCTGCGACTTCAGTCGCTTGGTGCAAGAGGTGAATATAGGAGAATGCTTTGACTCTTGACTATTGACTTTCAATCAATGTTCAAATAAATCTTTGAACTGTAATAAATCTAATGCAACAATTGTTGGTAAGACTTGAAAGCATTCTTGTGCGAGTTGCCAACGTTCTTCTCGTTTGAGCATTTCACTCAGCTTGTGTTGGACACTAATTAAATAACGCACATCATTAGCAGCATAGCTTAATTGCGCTTCTGTTAAATTAGCAGCATTACCCCAGTCAGAACTCTGGGCGCTTTTATCAAGTTCTACTTGTTCTAATTCTTGTACTACCTCTTTAAGTCCGTGACGGTTGGTATAAGTCCGGGCTAATTTACTGGCGATTTTGGTACAAAAAACAGGCTGGACGAAAATTCCTAAGTTGTGGCGTAAAGTAGCAACATCAAACCGCGCAAAGTGAAATATCTTTAGTATATTTTTGGCTTCGAGAAGCTGTTTTAAATTGGGAGATTCTGTTTGTCCTCTGGCGATGCGGATGGCTGTGACTTTACCTTCCGGGTTGCACAACTGCACAAGACACAAGCGATCGCGCTGTGGTAATAATCCCATAGTTTCCGTATCAACTGCGATCGCCTCGGCTTTTAAGTACTCACTGAGGGTAGAGTCATTAATGTCGCGATCGCAAACCTGAAAATCTGGTAATGTCATAAATTACTCAACCATAAATGCAGTGTCTTCCACAAAAGAATACCCTTAGACACTACATAATTTCAGCAAGTCAATTTATCTAGTCAGTAAGAAAATTTGCGTTAAGTAGACTTCACCTTGCTG is drawn from Aulosira sp. FACHB-615 and contains these coding sequences:
- a CDS encoding ribonuclease H-like domain-containing protein; amino-acid sequence: MTLPDFQVCDRDINDSTLSEYLKAEAIAVDTETMGLLPQRDRLCLVQLCNPEGKVTAIRIARGQTESPNLKQLLEAKNILKIFHFARFDVATLRHNLGIFVQPVFCTKIASKLARTYTNRHGLKEVVQELEQVELDKSAQSSDWGNAANLTEAQLSYAANDVRYLISVQHKLSEMLKREERWQLAQECFQVLPTIVALDLLQFKDLFEH
- a CDS encoding rhodanese-like domain-containing protein — encoded protein: MNNLIGGIIPQQPPVEPVSDAHVLKSRLEWGEPALTILDVRDRQTYNEGHIMGAMPMPIDELAERAVPSLDKSRDIYIYGGNDQESAQAAQVLRSAGFVHVSQLKGGLAAWKAIGGSTEGIAESRTPAGADDYNVVSRLKNHAENQQKEV
- a CDS encoding NACHT domain-containing NTPase, whose translation is MTSQGLRASSEGIRAAKTALTDKTLSQHKLAIALGITRQPVSKFFAGEPVSRSCFVQICQHLGLSWQKIAALPEDITSDASAKSQTNNRDLNILVQEIRQKRQDKIQDQCGTLQMMDIAQTIPLRDIYTPIYILETITSQRWLEIDDLLQEFNQKKLLGLEVASLYSKLMILGKPGTGKTIFLKYLALECNQGQFQPSYVAIFINLKDFAEDLKDNSDLSLLKYISQEFVSCGIEAESTQNVLTEGKGLIFLDGLDEVPTRDINQVNQEIRRFSQTYYKNRFVISCRIGAQKYKFPGFTEVEIADFDMQQADIFVKQWFVVVAKESKEDGESIGNLFLHQLNLPENKQLRELAIAPILLHLICLFFHTKSEFTFNVAKLYEQALNILLGRWDDVRGIYRQSITENFKLFNPKKLLAQIAAITFEQEDYFFEQEHIQSLISQYLSQFNYYATDLELVNQQLHDSEKWLKIIEVEYGLLVQRSHGIYSFSHLALQEYLTAKNFVINYHEQSVNQLITHITEKRWQNIFLLTVSMLPNAEIMLQLMKQKIDNLVANDQKIQDFFLWLNQKSNSVATQYKAGAIRAFYLVCVGRVLEVCSQASNCPQQQVFGNSSSYGLERAILGNLAFNPELAIDEFLTSTFACAAELEFACHYILNDAIVFDYAHALNIAFDKALNLVIESQFKQFLHNLKKQLPNAQNHPHKFRKWWIEHGKFWSGKFRELLIQYRNICHDWQFSKQQIELIQQYYSANKLLINCLNVSRKITPAIREEIEGTLLLVISEIKS